Proteins encoded together in one Micromonospora auratinigra window:
- a CDS encoding 3-hydroxyacyl-CoA dehydrogenase NAD-binding domain-containing protein: MSALAAPNEVVTKALLRQVRVPGLAKPAALITLDNGFDHTKPNTFGPAGLTSLDEAITAALAADPAFIAVTGKPYIFCVGADIVGLPALADRAQALEVGRLGHRVFARLKDSAVPTFAFVNGAAMGGGLELALHCHYRTLSAGAAALALPEVSLGLVPGWGGTQLLPNLIGIPAATQVILQNPLMQNKMLKPKQAAEMGIADVLLEPADFLERSLEWAAGVVRGEVTVTRPEVDKDMWAGVLYFARQTLDQRLHGAVPAAYKALDLLETAKDADFATGTAAEDEALADLVFSEELRSGLYAFDLVQRRAKRPAGAPDKGLARPVTKVGIVGAGLMASQLALLFARRLQVPVVMTDLDQSRVDKGVGYVHTQIEKAVSKGRMDKGTAAKLYGLVSGSVDKSVFADADFVIEAVFEDLNVKKQVWAELEKIVKPEAVLATNTSSLSITAMAADLEHPERVVGFHFFNPVAVLPLLEIVRGERTDDATLATAFAVGKQLKKSSVLVKDAPAFVVNRLLTRFLGTVFAAVDAGTPLDVANSALDPLGLPMRPLALLQLVGPAVAYHVGGTLHEAFPDRFGVSENLKRIADSGQPIVVDDQINDEVAKLLVVGDQPLTAEQVRQNALDALAQEIRLMLDEGVVAEAQDIDLCMILGAGWPFHLGGVTPYLDRTGTSEQVTGRRFLPRGVASLR; the protein is encoded by the coding sequence GTGAGCGCGCTCGCGGCACCGAACGAGGTCGTGACGAAGGCGCTGCTGCGCCAGGTACGCGTACCGGGGCTGGCGAAGCCCGCCGCCCTGATCACCCTGGACAACGGCTTCGACCACACCAAGCCGAACACCTTCGGTCCGGCCGGCCTGACCAGCCTGGACGAGGCGATCACGGCGGCCCTGGCGGCGGACCCGGCGTTCATCGCGGTCACCGGCAAGCCGTACATCTTCTGCGTGGGCGCGGACATCGTGGGCCTGCCCGCGCTGGCCGACCGCGCGCAGGCGCTGGAGGTCGGCCGGCTCGGCCACCGGGTCTTCGCCCGGCTCAAGGACAGCGCCGTCCCCACCTTCGCCTTCGTCAACGGCGCGGCGATGGGCGGCGGCCTGGAACTGGCCCTGCACTGCCACTACCGGACCCTGTCGGCGGGCGCGGCGGCGCTGGCGCTGCCCGAGGTCTCGCTCGGCCTGGTGCCCGGCTGGGGCGGCACCCAGCTGCTGCCGAACCTGATCGGCATCCCGGCGGCGACCCAGGTGATCCTGCAGAACCCGCTGATGCAGAACAAGATGCTCAAGCCGAAGCAGGCCGCCGAGATGGGCATCGCGGACGTGCTGCTGGAGCCGGCCGACTTCCTGGAGCGGTCCCTGGAGTGGGCCGCCGGCGTGGTGCGCGGCGAGGTCACCGTGACCCGCCCCGAGGTCGACAAGGACATGTGGGCGGGCGTGCTCTACTTCGCCCGGCAGACCCTGGACCAGCGGCTGCACGGCGCGGTCCCGGCCGCGTACAAGGCGCTGGACCTGCTGGAGACGGCGAAGGACGCGGACTTCGCCACCGGCACCGCCGCCGAGGACGAGGCCCTGGCCGACCTGGTCTTCTCCGAGGAGCTGCGCAGCGGCCTGTACGCCTTCGACCTGGTGCAGCGGCGGGCCAAGCGGCCGGCCGGCGCGCCGGACAAGGGCCTGGCCCGGCCGGTCACCAAGGTGGGCATCGTGGGCGCCGGCCTGATGGCCAGCCAGCTCGCTCTGCTCTTCGCCCGCCGCCTCCAGGTGCCGGTGGTCATGACCGACCTGGACCAGTCCCGGGTGGACAAGGGCGTCGGCTACGTGCACACCCAGATCGAGAAGGCCGTCAGCAAGGGCCGGATGGACAAGGGCACCGCCGCCAAGCTGTACGGCCTGGTCAGCGGCTCGGTCGACAAGTCCGTCTTCGCCGACGCCGACTTCGTCATCGAGGCCGTCTTCGAGGACCTGAACGTCAAGAAGCAGGTCTGGGCCGAGCTGGAGAAGATCGTCAAGCCGGAGGCCGTGCTGGCGACGAACACCTCGTCGCTCTCCATCACGGCGATGGCCGCCGACCTGGAGCACCCGGAGCGGGTGGTCGGCTTCCACTTCTTCAACCCGGTCGCCGTGCTGCCGCTGCTGGAGATCGTCCGGGGCGAGCGGACCGACGACGCCACGCTGGCCACCGCGTTCGCGGTCGGCAAGCAGCTGAAGAAGTCGTCGGTGCTGGTCAAGGACGCCCCGGCGTTCGTGGTCAACCGGCTGCTGACCCGCTTCCTCGGCACGGTCTTCGCCGCCGTGGACGCCGGCACCCCGCTGGACGTGGCGAACAGCGCGCTGGACCCGCTGGGCCTGCCGATGCGTCCGCTGGCGCTGCTCCAACTGGTCGGCCCGGCCGTGGCGTACCACGTGGGCGGCACCCTGCACGAGGCGTTCCCGGACCGGTTCGGCGTCAGCGAGAACCTCAAGCGGATCGCCGACTCGGGCCAGCCGATCGTGGTCGACGACCAGATCAACGACGAGGTCGCCAAGCTGCTGGTGGTCGGCGACCAGCCGCTCACCGCCGAGCAGGTCCGGCAGAACGCGCTGGACGCGCTGGCGCAGGAGATCCGGCTGATGCTCGACGAGGGCGTCGTCGCCGAGGCGCAGGACATCGACCTGTGCATGATCCTGGGCGCGGGCTGGCCGTTCCACCTGGGCGGCGTCACGCCGTACCTGGACCGGACCGGCACGTCCGAGCAGGTCACCGGCCGACGGTTCCTGCCCCGTGGGGTCGCCAGCCTGCGCTGA